The Aureispira anguillae genome contains a region encoding:
- a CDS encoding alpha/beta fold hydrolase yields the protein MATFKELIYKYTTDHSRFVVIDDMMVHYRDEGEGPPIVLLHGAFSSLQTFNEWSILLQKNYRVISLDLMGFGLTGPNSSGDYTIGNHIRVLKRFLNILNLQDCHLAGSSLGGWLAWEFTYRYPKRIKKLILIDAAGFIDKESMPLPFKLAQSPLAGRVLKYVVRKSILEQFVKQVYYDISKINQKLVDRYFDLFTREGNSKAFIDLVNAPFQDNTHFLRKIEQQTLIMWGKEDAWISVAHAHLFYKMLPNAILKIYPNVGHLPMEEIPSISGNDLLSFLNQEA from the coding sequence GTGGCAACCTTTAAAGAGTTAATTTACAAATATACAACCGATCATTCCCGTTTTGTCGTTATTGATGACATGATGGTACATTATAGAGATGAAGGTGAGGGCCCTCCTATTGTATTGCTTCATGGCGCTTTTTCTTCTTTGCAAACCTTTAACGAATGGTCTATCCTGCTTCAAAAAAATTACCGTGTTATTAGCTTAGACTTAATGGGCTTTGGTTTAACAGGTCCCAATAGTTCTGGCGATTATACCATTGGTAATCACATTCGTGTCTTAAAACGCTTTCTGAATATTTTGAACCTTCAAGATTGCCATCTTGCAGGCAGCTCATTAGGAGGCTGGTTGGCTTGGGAATTTACCTATCGCTACCCCAAACGGATCAAAAAACTTATATTGATAGATGCTGCGGGCTTTATTGATAAAGAAAGTATGCCCCTGCCCTTTAAATTAGCCCAATCTCCTTTAGCTGGTCGTGTTTTAAAATACGTTGTCCGAAAATCTATCTTAGAGCAATTTGTCAAGCAAGTGTATTATGATATTTCTAAAATCAACCAAAAATTGGTTGACCGCTATTTTGACTTATTTACAAGAGAAGGCAATAGCAAAGCTTTTATAGATTTGGTCAATGCTCCTTTCCAAGACAACACTCATTTTTTGCGAAAAATTGAACAACAAACGCTTATTATGTGGGGCAAGGAAGATGCTTGGATCAGTGTTGCACATGCCCATTTATTTTATAAAATGTTGCCCAACGCTATCCTTAAAATTTACCCCAATGTTGGGCATTTACCCATGGAAGAAATTCCTAGTATTTCTGGTAATGATTTATTGTCCTTTTTGAATCAAGAAGCTTAA
- a CDS encoding exodeoxyribonuclease III, with protein MKDTLKIVSYNVNGIRAAIKKDWINWVAANDFDIIGIQETKAQEEQVDLMELKALGFEHLYWHSAEKKGYSGVTIFSKRKPDKVVLGMGVERFDKEGRVIRADFGDLTVLNCYFPSGTSGDVRQDVKYDFLDTFYEWIKELKKERPNLIVQGDYNIAHTERDIHNPKSNKKTSGFLPEERAWMTKWLSEGGFVDAFRYQNPDLEKYSWWSYRAKARANNKGWRIDYQSVTENLKDKIVHTDLLNDAVHSDHCPCLLEIKL; from the coding sequence ATGAAAGATACACTAAAAATTGTTTCTTATAATGTAAATGGAATCCGTGCCGCCATTAAAAAAGATTGGATTAACTGGGTGGCTGCCAACGATTTTGATATTATAGGAATACAAGAAACCAAGGCACAAGAGGAACAAGTCGATTTAATGGAATTAAAAGCACTTGGATTTGAGCATTTATATTGGCACTCTGCCGAAAAAAAAGGATATAGTGGTGTGACGATTTTCTCAAAAAGAAAGCCTGACAAGGTGGTTTTGGGAATGGGAGTAGAGCGTTTTGACAAAGAAGGGCGTGTTATTCGTGCGGATTTCGGCGATCTGACCGTGCTCAATTGTTATTTTCCTTCTGGAACTTCTGGGGATGTTCGTCAAGATGTTAAGTATGATTTTTTGGATACCTTTTATGAGTGGATCAAAGAATTAAAGAAAGAACGCCCCAATTTGATTGTACAAGGGGATTATAATATTGCACACACCGAGCGAGACATTCACAATCCTAAGAGCAATAAAAAAACTTCTGGTTTTTTGCCCGAAGAACGAGCTTGGATGACCAAATGGTTGTCTGAAGGGGGCTTTGTGGATGCTTTTCGCTATCAAAATCCAGACCTAGAAAAATACAGCTGGTGGAGTTATAGAGCCAAAGCAAGAGCCAATAACAAGGGCTGGAGAATCGATTATCAATCGGTGACTGAGAATTTAAAAGATAAAATTGTTCATACTGATTTATTGAATGATGCAGTGCATTCAGACCATTGCCCCTGTTTGCTAGAAATTAAGCTGTAA